Part of the Capsicum annuum cultivar UCD-10X-F1 chromosome 12, UCD10Xv1.1, whole genome shotgun sequence genome is shown below.
TCAAGAACACcctgaaaataatttatatgatcaaaaataggactgccctctttatacctgatattcatcaattgcttaagaaggaacaacttgttattgccagtcttAAAAGCATAAGTGTCTTGAGCTTTCCCCGCAAACTTTTGGCATGTGTCgcattcaaaatataatttctaacattatcttcaacccattgtaTAATATAGCTACAAACCTGTAAGTTCTCAAATTACcaatcctcatctgtcatggattGAGGTTTAGTAGACGCAAATACAGGtaaatgcattttcttgacaaagagaagatctttcatcttgcctttccaagtatgatagttattgccattcaaacacaccatctttctcatattttccTCCATTGTTCAAATCGAAAATCAACAACAACCTACGCTTTGATACCACTTTGTTGGGAAAGAGAGAAGGCACAATTAAAGAGCCCGACATGGTAGCAGCGGAAGAATACCCAATCTAAACTTTTCCTtccaacttgaaccaagaggagacaagcaaATTCAAGCAAAACAAACTAATACTTCAGCAAATAAATCACTACACAAAAACAATAAGacaagaataaaatgaagaacaagagACACCAAgtttacgtggaaaacccttcggtgtgaagagtaaaaaatcacagaacgaaaacctccactataatcaccaagagttacaatattgttctccaaaatggccaccaaacaagtttcaaacaacaagaaacaatacataaaccacagcaccaaacactagagaaataaaggagcgAAAGCACCAAAACGCAGCTGCTGTTCGagaatgaagaacaggagctacaggccaccaaatctaCCTTCttcagttcctaatcaaatattgagattaGAGGAACAAGccgtccaaaaatcagctcaatcggacaagaaacgaagcgggaATCGCAATTTAAAGTTAACAactgtggctgaaatttaggtgcgaaaatctgCTTTTATTTTCTCTCTGTGGCTGCTGAAAACCCtcttttgtgatggtgaataagacctaaaaaggatatatatatatgtcccaTAGTAATGGCCTATGGTCATAAGTGGATTGGTCCAAATTGagctttatttatccacataggaaagAACAAAGACCCATGACCCAACAAATCCGACCCCAAAACCATTGACAGAGGCCAACAATGGAACTTTCCAATATCCATTTGGTGGATCGAACTCCAAACCTCTTGATTGAAAGCAGAATGTTCGTCCCAATTTGGTGACGCGAATGCCCTTAGTCTTGGAATTGTAATACTCGGTTTACAAGAGTGTGAAACCAAATCATAGTTGACACTCTTAAGTAATCAGTTACAGATACGTAGCAAGACAAAGGATATTGGTCGTTATTTCTAATTCCATCATTACAATGTTAAGTTATAGTTCATACTAGATAATTAGGGAGCAAACTAAATAATATCAAATGGAGATATAAAGACGAGTACTTACAAAATTCCACATCAAAATTCAAGCAACCAAAGAACTGCAACATTTGTCTTGCCTTCTCAAGAACATgcattaaggacatgtatgatagaAATGAGTTGCACTAAGTATCAACTCTTAGCTGTGAACTCTCATGTTTATAATATGAAAGTTgtggaaatgaggatgttgaaaTGGATGTGTTAGCTAACTAGGAGAGATAGGACTAGAAATGAAGATATTTGGGAAAAGGTGAGAGAAATGgcctcggtggaggacaagatgtgggaaACGAAgatgagatggtttgggcatgtgaagaGGAGATGCACGGATGTTACACGGTGGAGGTGTGAAAGGTTGACTATGGATGGTATTAGGAAAGGTAAAGGTAGGCCGAAAaagtattggagagaggtgattagatagTACATGTTGCAGCTTCCGTTTACCGAGGATGTGGTCGTAAATATGAGCTTACGGAGAACATGGATTAGGGTAGAAGACTAGTCAACAGTTGAGCATTATCTTACTTACCCTTCCATACTAGTAATTGTATTAGTACTCGtgtagtttcttgttctttgATTTCTGTTACTATCTGTTGTTTCTTGCATTTCGATTATagcattattttgttgtagttactgTTCCTCTTTTCCAGATGTTTTTTCAGGCATCTTTAGTATTTTATCGTGGCTTTTTCACTTCTGCTATTTCTTTTCCCGAATTGATTTGATATACTTTTCCTTCAGCTGAGGGTCTATTGAAAACGATCTCACTACCTTCCAAGGTAAGGTCTATGCATACACAACCCCTTCCCTGACCTTACTTATGGAATTacactggttatgttgttgtGGAAGGTCATTGTGTATTTAGGTACACTGCAAAATGAAGGAGACCTGCTATGGCCTTTGGGAGAGAAATGTTTTTCTTTTACGTCCATTGGTGAGGGAGGGGGGATAATAACAGATAATAGATAATTGCAGACCTCAGTTGACAGTGAAATAGTCTCATAGAATCTACATTCATCTACCAGTGTAGTGTCGGAATTAATAGAATACCTACGAACTGCATCAGAAAATCTTTCCTCTTTCCTTGAAGTTCCAATATGGTACAAAAAACATTATTCcttttacttgaataatagcATATGAAGCTTTGAACTGTAAGGTATGCCAAGTTTTAGTTCTACTTGAGACAAGGATTTCCTTCGTCTGTACTGCACTTCTCTCATGCTCAGGCAATTAAAGATACTTTTTTTTGGTAGAACAAAGAGAAGAAAGCCAACTGGACAAACTAAACTTGTGTCAACAAAGGAAATGTCAAAGGTTCTATTAGAGGTAAGTGTTCAATGTGTAGGATGCCCCACCGTAAATTATCTTCATGGATGTTTACGCGAAGGTGCAGACTTGCAGTTACTTAAGAAGCAAGAATAATCAAAGAGATTAGGAGTTGAATTTCAACCACTTCTCCAGCAAAATGCTGAAGCTACTAGCCTAGATAAACTGAAGCATTTTAGTCTTGAACTAAGAAGCTCAAAAACCCAAATGTCCACTATAGACTCTCTCAGAAATATCTATTCTACAAGtgctaacaacaacaacaagaagaagaacagcatacctagtgtaatcccacaagtgggatctggggatGGTAAAGTGtacagaccttacctctacctcatggaggtagagagactgttccgaaagaccctcggctcaagttcAGCAACTCAAAGTATTCATGAAAAAGGGAATACAACAGTAGTGAAAAAACATGTCAAATGATAAGGAAAGTAGTACAGAGCGTCCAAGCAAAAAAGAGAGTAACAAGAACAAAGTTAATCCAGCAACAAAATCTATAAGTGCTAACAGAAAGGAAATTTAAGATCCCACCAGGCAGGGGTGTGAGAAATGAGAGAACAGACTGGAGAGTAACTTTTTTAACTTTGGGGACACCTATTTATGGGGTGAATATACTTCTTCAACATGGGACAATATAGCTTAACATTCTAACATGTTCCTTTAAACAAAAGGTGGAAAACCAACTACAATaaccagtttcaaaaaaaaaaaaaaaaggtggaaAACCGACTTAAGTCGCTTATTTTGAATAGAACCTGGAATAGaatttcttttgcacgaataatgAATAGATTCCAGAATGGTGAATAATTGCCAAAAGCAAATGGAAGAGGCGACCCCCTCgcccacccccacccctacccccactCCCAATCAAAGCCAGATAGAAAGGCGATATGATTATTCTCCGGAGATCACTAGCGTGTGGGGCTTAGATCAGCGGTTGAACAGTAACCGAAGTGATACCTGAAGAGAACAACATTTGGAATATTGGAAGGAAAGATGGCTGAAATTATTTTGCAGCAGCATATATGCATGACAGGAAAGATATGCCATGCCATCAGAGATTACCCTAAGAACTATGATCAGATAAGTtacaaatagtaaaagaaaaaactttGGTAGGGGCTATTGTCAGAGTTAGACAGCTTTGCTATGATCATGGAAACTCGTAACATGCAAAGTATATGAGACATATTCTAAAAGGAAGTTGTTATATtcagaagaagatatgcataaCTATGATGCAATATAACTAACACCAGAGGCGGAGGTAGATTAGAAATTTGTGGATCCGGAATTCTAGTCCGTTAATAATTTGTACTTATTAAATAAACTTTTACTACAAATACAGAGTTTGGACCAAAGCTATTGGGTTCGCTGAACATGTAACAGAAGCACTAACTCTGCCCCTGACTAATACTAACATTCTACCACATGCTGCATAACAATAAAAAGAGGTTGAGGCATGCTGGTAGAAAATTACTTCTTTAAAATACATTCACTACCTCCTGTTCGATCAAGGCAAACTCAAATAACTGGCCACTGTATTCCCTCAGCAAGAGTTTGATTAAGAACCAATTCACAGTGAACATGGAATGTTTATATTATTGAAGTGTTAGCAAAGGGAAAAACAACTTATGCTAGCAATACTATAGATGCAGATCTGGAAGGTCCAAACATGATAAGCCTCACCATTATAAGCTTACGAAACCACTCAAAATTGGAAACAGTAGTAGAATGATTGATAGTTTAATATCACATGGTATTCTGGATTTCTATGGAAGCTCAAACTGTCGAGCTCGTCAGGCTAGAACACCACGAATTGTGTAGCTATAgcatttttccttcttttcttttaagcCATTATAGTTACTTTTAGAATTGAAACACATACTTGTAGTCATGATCATTTTAACTATGGATTTATGTTAAAGGCCTGGATTGGCTTAAAAGTTTGTTTCTCTGGCAGAAAAATGAGAGGCGAAGAGCTATCTGGACTGAATGTCAAAGATTTACAGAACTTGGAAAAGCAACTTGAAAGAAGTCTGCATGGTGTCCGTGTGAAAAAGGTATGAGCTTTCACCTCAAATGTGCTGGATATTATCTGTATAAATAGCACTGAAGATCTCTGATTTCTGTAGGACCAAATTCTGATTGACGAGATACAAGAACTAAACCGAAAGGTCAACCCGTATCTGCAGCCACTTCTTGtcatttatcctaaaaaaaatttccaagaaGCTAAACTTCATCTGATTCTTTGCAGGGAAATTTCAGTCATCAAGAAAACATGGAACTTCGTAAGAAACTAGACCTTGTTAGTCAAGAAAATACAGAATTGTACAAGAAGGTATCAATGTGTATCACTGGAAAAGGTTTTGCTATGCCAGTAGATAatatttccttttaaaaaaatcaagacaAACTTTTTAGTCATTCTTCATTTTCTGTCGAAATCAGGTTTATGGAACTAGAGATAGAAAGGCAGTGAACAGAAATGCCATGAGTTCAAACAGTATACGCGTCATTGAGGACCCTCATGCACCTCTTCATCTCCAGCTAAGACAGCCTCAGCTACAGCATTATGAAACACCAGGCACTACAAAATTGAGGTAGTTTTCGCGTTCATATAATTTGAAAGCAACAAATAAACTTCCATTATCTCAATCCTTGACTCTTGTCTTTACTGGAATACTGCAGGCTGTCACTGCATTAGTGGAGGAGATGCACACTGCACCATTGAGCTCTCTTTTAGATCAAGTGTTGCACCTCATGAATATATGTTTAAATTATTGAAGTCTAGTATAGAATCTGTTGATTTCTGGGAAAAATGGTCAATTTATCTGGTCATTGCTAGAATGTTATCTTGTATTGAGTATCTACAGACAACCACCCACTTATTATAACTATGAATAAAGGAAATATTAGCACATCTATCGTCTTGTTGCCCTTACTAGTAGTCGTAGGAGTACTGTTGTAGTTTTtgttctttgatttattttaatatctATTGTTTTGTGTAGTTCGATTGTAGTATTATATTGTTGTAGTGCCATCTGCTACAATCTACTACTGCTGTACTTTTATTACGTCTTTTTCTAGTCCATTCTTGTCTTGTCTTGGGTTCTTTCAGAAATAGCCTCTACCTCACCTCCGAGAAGATGAATGTCATGAAAAACTCCCTAACCCATAGCATACTTTACATAAACGGTTAACTAGCCGACTAGATCTGAaggaagttaagccataacctacctcaaaaagtCAAAACCCAAGCCTGGACCCTTCAACTTGGAGCTTTTCCTTTTCGCACGGTCTCAGAACGAATCCAATCTatcaaaaatgtaattttcaTGTCAAAAAGtgtaatgatacccatattagcTACTTTTGTTTTAAGTTAAAAATCAATCCCGATGGAAAGAGGGTAGAATCAAAATTTTTGTTAAAGAATTAAGTTCCCCATGCTTCAAGACTTTTAAATATGAAAgtccatcaaaaaataatttgaaatcgAAGAAAACCCATTTTCTCACTTTACCAGGTAAAACCTCAAGATTACAAGTTTGAAATCAAGGTTTTGCAGATGTTTTTGagataaaatcaatgaataattaaTGAAATCATGTTTGGAAGCTTACTCAAACACTTTTGATGAAGAACCTTGTTGCGTCCTTTTGCAAACGCAAGTGTAcgcgatcgtacaagtaataaagAATGTAAGTCCAGATATGTTACCCCCAGGGATTTGACGAATTGAAGTTCTACTTTGAATTCTTATGCGAGCTATTCAGTAGGTGACCATTAATAAAGAGTGATTTGTGTgttttaaatgtaaaaaaaaaattataagcaaGTCGTAAATTGGTTGTGTCGTAATTCAGATTTGAGAAAAGATATACGGTTACggtattttgataattcaattgTGGTATCCAATCATTCGCCTAATTTGCTTTCTTGAGTTACTAGTTGCAGATTAATTGTTGCTATATTGAGCGTTTTTTCAACAACTTTAAGCCTACTTGAATATTTCTAATGCCTATATTTCTATGGTCGTCGGTCAATGGTGAAGTGCATAAAGATATCGTCTGTATCAACTAAGCTAGGTCATAGGGTATATTTTTATCCTCAGTGACTAATTGATTCCCTTTCCCTATAAGGTTCACAAACTAGCCCTATTTCCTCTTTTTACACTTGGCGCTCCCTTTTTCAAGTCCAACAAACAAGCCCTAGATAATATTCGCAAGATGATCAATCAAATGAATAGTTGAaagcaaaaagaaataaataactcaATATCTGGAAagcaaaatatataatataattttcaatcCACAACTTTCGTGTTCAACCACAACCCTAGAAATTAAgaggtttagctactcatgaatctCTTTGGAAGAAGAGATGGCTTAcaagacaaaaattaaaaataaaataaaaggtttGAATTAAACCTTGTTCTTAAGCTTTGCCTAGCCATTGCCTTTCCCAAATCAGTTCTCCCGTAACAAAAAAGTGTGAAAGGGGTTTATATAAAGTTTAGAAACCCTTAGAATGTCAAAAGCCAATCTTAATCGGGCTAGGAGAAGTTTCTTTTTGCGCCATAACCCAGAAGCGGAGTTGTGGCACAAAGAATCTAAAAGTTAGACCAGTGGCTAAACTTGCACCACTCCTTAGTTTGGGTGAATGGCGCAAGACTTCCTAACAATAGTACAAATCCTTGCCACTGCTTGCTTTGCAGCATTAGCGCAAAGAATAATATTTTTGCCCTTTCGCACTTGTTTTGTAATGCATTGCTACATAGATTCTTCCTTTGTATCTTTTGGTTCCTTGATgctatttttgttcttgtttaaGATCCAAATACCTCAATACACTcctatataagaaaatcatgaaatACAAGCATAAATCACATCATTTAAGCTCTAGAcaagaccaaaaataaaacaaatatgaGGCAAAAGATGGTAAAATAAGGTGATTTTTAGCCTCACATCAATACCCCACACTTGAATCCTTGCTCATCCTCGAGTAAGCCATGAAATAAACTCTACTAAAACTACACCCATTGAAACAAGTTACTTAAGCTAAGACTACAAcgactacaatagatgacaagaTTTTATtaaacatgtttcattcataccATACATTTAAACAACTAATCCAATAAATCTCAACCTTAAGAACCGACTCTATGATATTAGCAAACTCATTAAATTCTATTACACCCAAGCGCAAATGCAAGTGTACATAGTCCCACAAATAGTAAAGTGGACTTATAAAAATCTgaatattgatcccacagggacttgtgttgacaactatctaattctagtttaatgatTGAGATTAATCAAGTGCTACGTAACCAAAAGTAATTGCGAGTTAAAACTAATTGTAAAATAAAACGATGAGGTAAATTAAAGTACTTGGATAATAAATGAGGataaacccagggttaaggctttgcgaataatcatactatgctattacacttcattggttaggttacttatcttggttgttgattcacggggttgatattatgattatgatcttcCGAGCCTTTAATCACCtgtctaacttagacccacaactacatcattgagtggggatatgGAAACTAAGTtaaatgaattcatatttcaacCCTTAAGTGAACCAAATAGGGCATATAGGTATATtactatcctaaatgcaaattataactttattctgTGGAGGATTATAATCCTATTCTATTCAGCCCTACGtactatcctcttgttcctccttccgAGATCACAAGGTGACTATGGATGTATTATAAGGATAGATAATCCTtcaaatagtgataaaaaggacaAATAAACTACCGATAttgacaaataataaaaaaaaaatcaattcacagcaagagtaatcatgttcttggccataaccccggaaaagggtgtttagccgatTATAGACATAACCGTAATTACGATGGATGCATAcatcttaaaataaataaataaactatagtaaagaaataaaaaacctAATTGAAGTATTTTACAGCCTC
Proteins encoded:
- the LOC107850801 gene encoding MADS-box transcription factor 27 isoform X4; translation: MRGEELSGLNVKDLQNLEKQLERSLHGVRVKKDQILIDEIQELNRKGNFSHQENMELRKKLDLVSQENTELYKKVYGTRDRKAVNRNAMSSNSIRVIEDPHAPLHLQLRQPQLQHYETPGTTKLRLSLH
- the LOC107850801 gene encoding MADS-box transcription factor 23 isoform X1, which translates into the protein MGRGKITIRRIDNSTSRQVTFSKRRNGLLKKAKELAILCDAEVGVIIFSSTSKLHDYANTSMKSVIERYNKAKEDTHKLEDPNSEVKFWQREAALLRQQLENLQQNHRKMRGEELSGLNVKDLQNLEKQLERSLHGVRVKKDQILIDEIQELNRKGNFSHQENMELRKKLDLVSQENTELYKKVYGTRDRKAVNRNAMSSNSIRVIEDPHAPLHLQLRQPQLQHYETPGTTKLRLSLH
- the LOC107850801 gene encoding MADS-box transcription factor 27 isoform X2; the encoded protein is MKSVIERYNKAKEDTHKLEDPNSEVKFWQREAALLRQQLENLQQNHRKMRGEELSGLNVKDLQNLEKQLERSLHGVRVKKDQILIDEIQELNRKGNFSHQENMELRKKLDLVSQENTELYKKVYGTRDRKAVNRNAMSSNSIRVIEDPHAPLHLQLRQPQLQHYETPGTTKLRLSLH